CTAGTCTCCTAGGCTATGCCAGGCGCATGACGAGCTGCAGTCACGTACTAGCATGCGATGCCAGTTCAGATAGTATGCGATGCCAGTGTTCAAAATGGAGTGCTTGCTTGTTAATTTGGCCAGAAAATTCTATAGTAGCTGTTGATCTTCCATTTTCTTCTTCAGATAACCATTTAGATGTTACCCATATAGAGTTCATGGTAATGTAATTCATTATGCTGATCGATCGATCCATATCACAATCAGGTGAAAGTTGGAAACACGTATCCGGTCCGGAATTAATTACAGTATCATATCATGCATCGTTCCCCGTGCATAAGTCTGATAAAATCTTCCGCTTTCCTGGGTTCCACAAATTGCCGCCGCCGACGAGAACGCACGTACGGAAGTGGTGGCGCGCGTCGACGGGCTTGTGTACGTGCGACTGTTTTGATCTGATAAAAACTTACAAGCGCGAAGGCATGACTCCCAACTTGTCCGACTCGGTGACGACGTGGTTGCGGGTGATCTCGGCGAGCGAGGTGCAGCCGCCGAGCGCCATGGTCAGCTCAAACTCGTCGCGCAGCATCTTCAGCACGTTGCTCACCCCggcctcccccgccgccgccagcgaGAACACCACCGGCCGTCCGATCTGCACGCATTGACATCAGCTCAGTCATCGGCGATCACCTGCAGCATCAATAATTCGCTAGCTAGGGAGCGTGTGCTTACGAAAACGCCAGCGGCGCCTAGAGCAAGCGCCTTGAAGACGTCGGTGCCGCGGCGGACGCCGCCGTCAAGGAAGACGGGGATCTGCCCGGCAGCACCCTTCACGACCTCCTCCAGGGCGCTGATGGTCGCCGGGACGTAGTCCAGCTGCCTGGCACCGTGGTTCGACACGATGATCCCGGCCGCGCCGTTCTCGACGGCGAGCCTGCTGTCCTCTCCCGTGATCACTCCCTTCACCAGGATCGGCATCGTCGTGATGCTCTGCAGCCACTTCACATCCTGCACAAAACCCAAATAATTTCATTCAGAGACTGGCAGAGTTTCATGCATGAGTAAATTCTGGTCATGCTGAGCAAAATCTTTTCGTGAGATCATGTTTACCTTCCAGCTCAGGGTGCGGTCAATTTGCCCGGCGACATATGAAGCCAGTCCTGAATCGTTGGCCTGCTCGGAACATAGAGATTTAATGAGAAAACAGACAGAGAAATGAACATAGAGATTCAATCGTTGGCCTGTTGTGGAAGGTGGGTGCACCTGGTCCATTTTTCCCAGGTCCAAACCTTCAAAGTTCTTGAGTGTCAAATTTGGTGGCAAAACAAATCTGCAGCACCATCACCCACAAGAAGGTCACTCATTAAAAGTCCTGGCAGACATGTTCTATTGTTCTTACTTTTCAGTGTATGACTGTATATGTTCAGCACATTGCTCATTGATATATTATTGTTTGTCCCTATTTGTAGTGATTATCTGTAATCAAATGGTCTCTATTAATCACATGGATATGACTTGATTACCTATTCTTGATATCAGCTTCCCTGCGGCCAAGTCGCGGGGTATCCACGGTGAGCGCTATAGCCTTGAATCCAGCCTTTTCAGCTCTCCTCACAAGCTGCTCAACCACCTTCCTGTCTTTGTAGACCTACAAAGTTCAGATGAACGGTGGTCATTCAGAATGCTGATTAACCAAATGATAGAAGAGTTATAATCAGCTGTTTGATATATTTACATAGAGTTGGAAGAAACGGATCCCTGGTCCAGTTGAGGCAACCTCCTCAACGCTTGAAGTAGCCCAGGATGACAATGTCTGAAAAATTTATAGTAACTTTAGCACCGCATTCTACTTCATTGCATAGGATTGTCCAATTTATTAGTAGGAATTCTGTTGTAAGGAACTGAATCGACATACCATTACAGTGCCTGCTTTTGATGCCGCGCGGGCAGTTGCATACTCTCCTGAAAATTGGATGGAGATGCCAATATAAGGTCAAAAATGTGCAGCATGCAAAAACTGCAACCATTTCTTAAGTCCAACAGCGTTATACTTTGGTGTGGAACATAGAGCTGAATTAAGCACGACCAAATGAAATTTCAGAGATAATACCATCTGGGTGCGCCATCTTCTGCATGGCAGTGGGGGAAATCATGATGGGCATTGAGAGCTTGAAACCCAGAATAGTTGTTGTCATGTCGATTTTGGATACATCAATGAGTATCCGAGGGCGGAACCTACACAAAACAAATGCAAACAGAATAACAGATGATCAGCAACTCTCGAAAAATAGGAACTTCATATCTATTCCTGAAGTTTAGACAAATAGCATGACTGAGAAACATTCTGTAATATGCTGATTAACTTCAGACAATACATACGCTACCGAAAACGTCAGACTCCCCTTTTTCAGTTATTACTTAGTTCTGGTTATATCTATCTGGTGAATAAGATACGCGCTCTAACATACGACAAACTCCGAGACCCCTAAATTCAGCTCATTTCGAACAACAGGACACATTTTCACTCAATAGCCTCACATAATTCACTTGAAATAAGATCGAGGTTGgaatctacaagaacaaggtgtaTGTACTAGAGCCTGATTAATCATGGCAACATATGACTAGATATCTTGCACCGCTGCTCCTACTCATTTCTACAAACAGATGACATATATAGAAAAGAAAGAAGATCAGAATCAACCAAGAATAGGCATCTTACAAGATCCTGGCAAAGGCCTCCCTGTTCTCCTTTAGCGTCCACTCATCCTCGGCGCCGGACGCGTAGTAGTCGTAGATCATCTTGGGAAGCTTCTGCTTCGCGATGGCCTGGTACTCCGTGACATTGGTGACCTCCATTTCTCTGTGCTAAGCTGCTACTCACCCACCTGCACCACTCCATAACAAACAACAAACCCAAGTTAGTTACATGTAGATACAAATGTTTACATCCAAAGAGGTGAATCATTCTCTGAAAATTGTACACGATCAAATCAAGAATATATGGAAATAACATAGCAGTGTCCAAGAACTGGACCATGCACTGGATCAAGAACCTGATGATAAAATTATAAATTACTCTTAACCTCCTTTAGGTTTTATTACCTTGTTTCAGGAGGTTGTCCCCTGAAGGTTTAGGGGAAGAGGTGGGTGTAGGAGCAAGAAATGGAGGTGGTGGTCGGGATGGGTGCAGTATAAGAGATGAGGCGACtagccccgagggtttctctgcaTGCAGACAAACAATGGAGAATAATTGCGCAAATctccagagagagagagagagagagagaggacggGGCGTATGGATGACAGGATGAGAATATGAGATGAGCAACTGGAGGTTGGAAGAGAGGGCGGCTCTCCTACACTGCTTCCTCATCCACTTGCGACGCCGTCATCCCTTCCCTATAAAATCGCCAGATTTATCCCGTCGTGGAAAATGGCCTTCAGTTTCAGGATTTGTTCTCTTCTGTCTCCGTGTTTTTTTTATGGTTGCAGATTTGTTTGCAGACGAGACGATCGTGGCAGCTTGCGTTTCAGGATTGATTTATCAGAAGAGCTCGCGTGCTTCAGACGTGGCAATTTGTCCGCTTTCCTCTTCCTGGGGTAGGCGGTACTTTACTAGACTAGTGACAAGAGATCTGATGTTTGCATCGTATTCCTCGTGAAGA
This region of Lolium perenne isolate Kyuss_39 chromosome 2, Kyuss_2.0, whole genome shotgun sequence genomic DNA includes:
- the LOC127333797 gene encoding glycolate oxidase 5, translating into MEVTNVTEYQAIAKQKLPKMIYDYYASGAEDEWTLKENREAFARILFRPRILIDVSKIDMTTTILGFKLSMPIMISPTAMQKMAHPDGEYATARAASKAGTVMTLSSWATSSVEEVASTGPGIRFFQLYVYKDRKVVEQLVRRAEKAGFKAIALTVDTPRLGRREADIKNRFVLPPNLTLKNFEGLDLGKMDQANDSGLASYVAGQIDRTLSWKDVKWLQSITTMPILVKGVITGEDSRLAVENGAAGIIVSNHGARQLDYVPATISALEEVVKGAAGQIPVFLDGGVRRGTDVFKALALGAAGVFIGRPVVFSLAAAGEAGVSNVLKMLRDEFELTMALGGCTSLAEITRNHVVTESDKLGVMPSRL